A genome region from Baekduia alba includes the following:
- a CDS encoding MFS transporter: MNHGTTDADRAGGVATLAPGTTPSRAVLALLVVAQFMVVLDISIVNVALPAIDASLHFAAGDLQWVVTAYVLCSGGLLLVGGRAADLLGRRRIFLTGLLLFTAASLASGLAPSPAALVGARAVQGTGAAMLTPAALSIITTTYSGPDLAKALALWGGVASAGVAVGVIVGGMLTTWLSWHWVFLVNVPVGLVAAALTLRIVPAGAAPARGGGLDLPGAVSAVLGLAALVYGISGTATHAWGSAHTVVLLVAAAALLATFTLIERSARHPLVPPVTWRNGPLVAGAGLMLAATGIMAGTFFLNSVYLQDVLGWSALRSGLAFLPFVVAIGAGVHLTSHAVAHMGSRSVVVAGLLLAAVGSLLLASAPDHAHYAPDLLPGFCVLGLGMGLAFPALSITALSRVDHASAGLGSGLLSTGHEVGAALGVAVLSTVAVGAGGGLAVGYGDALTAAAVAAGAFAAVAALVVPVVRPAPGARVGMH; encoded by the coding sequence ATGAACCACGGCACGACCGACGCCGACCGCGCAGGCGGCGTCGCAACCCTCGCTCCCGGGACCACGCCGTCGCGGGCGGTGCTCGCGCTGCTCGTCGTCGCGCAGTTCATGGTGGTCTTGGACATCAGCATCGTCAACGTCGCGCTCCCGGCGATCGACGCGAGCCTGCACTTCGCCGCCGGCGACCTGCAGTGGGTCGTAACCGCGTACGTGCTGTGCAGCGGCGGGCTGCTGCTGGTCGGCGGACGCGCGGCCGACCTGCTCGGGCGCCGGCGGATCTTCCTCACCGGCCTGCTGCTGTTCACCGCGGCCTCGCTGGCCAGCGGGCTGGCCCCGTCGCCGGCGGCGCTCGTCGGCGCCCGCGCCGTCCAGGGGACCGGGGCCGCGATGCTCACGCCCGCGGCGCTCTCGATCATCACCACCACCTACAGCGGTCCGGACCTCGCCAAGGCGCTGGCGCTGTGGGGCGGCGTGGCCAGCGCCGGCGTCGCGGTCGGCGTGATCGTCGGCGGGATGCTGACGACCTGGCTGAGCTGGCACTGGGTCTTCCTGGTCAACGTCCCGGTCGGCCTCGTCGCCGCGGCGTTGACCCTGCGCATCGTCCCGGCCGGTGCGGCGCCGGCGCGCGGCGGCGGGCTGGACCTGCCCGGCGCCGTGTCCGCCGTCCTCGGCCTGGCCGCGCTCGTCTACGGGATCTCGGGCACCGCGACGCACGCCTGGGGCTCGGCGCACACGGTCGTGCTCCTCGTCGCCGCCGCGGCGCTGCTGGCCACGTTCACCCTGATCGAGCGCTCGGCCCGCCACCCGCTCGTGCCGCCGGTCACCTGGCGCAACGGGCCGCTGGTCGCCGGCGCCGGCCTGATGCTCGCCGCGACGGGGATCATGGCCGGGACGTTCTTCCTCAACTCGGTCTACCTCCAGGACGTCCTCGGCTGGTCGGCGCTGCGCAGCGGCCTGGCCTTCCTGCCGTTCGTCGTGGCGATCGGCGCCGGCGTCCACCTGACCTCACACGCCGTCGCGCACATGGGCAGCCGGTCGGTGGTCGTCGCCGGGCTGCTGCTCGCGGCCGTCGGGTCGCTGCTGCTCGCCAGCGCGCCCGACCACGCCCACTACGCCCCGGACCTCCTGCCCGGCTTCTGCGTGCTCGGCCTCGGGATGGGCCTGGCCTTCCCCGCGCTGTCGATCACGGCGCTGAGCCGCGTCGACCACGCCTCGGCCGGGCTCGGGTCCGGGCTGCTCTCGACCGGCCACGAGGTCGGCGCCGCCCTGGGCGTGGCGGTGCTGTCGACCGTCGCGGTCGGGGCCGGCGGCGGCCTCGCGGTGGGCTACGGCGACGCGTTGACGGCCGCCGCCGTGGCGGCCGGCGCGTTCGCGGCGGTCGCCGCGCTGGTGGTGCCGGTCGTGCGACCGGCGCCGGGCGCGCGCGTCGGCATGCACTGA
- a CDS encoding ABC transporter permease, translating to MTTYANTGRLLALALRRDRLVVALSALGVAGMLTLTAVSYTSMYATAADRQRAAETIATNASLVAIAGPARALDTIGGLTVWKTGLWAAMAVGLISALLAVRHTRGDEERGQTELVLATATGRDAPLAAALALVAVLDALVAVLAAAGLAATGVGIAGALAVGGWLLGTGLVFGAVGIVAAQLAPSARGASGLAAAALGAAFALRAVGDTGDGALTWLSPLGWGEELHAFADERWWPLALFPLATGALVLAAQRLLRRRDLGSGIVPSRPGPPRAAPALTRPLGLALRLQRASLLGWAAGLFVSGLGLGGAARSADDLATGGGGGGAQDIVLRGGGDVRDEFFAAMIVILALVASAYAVQATLRPRGDETTGRAELLLATSIGRLRWAGSHLALAIGGSAGLLLAAGLGLGIADALSGRGADAVAVQAGATLAQAPAVWTLAGVTMLLLGAAPRATALAWAAIVLCLAIWVVGPVVDVPSWVLDVSPFQHLPAVPAAPADPVALLALTAIAAALVAGGLAALRRRDVAQAG from the coding sequence ATGACGACCTACGCCAACACCGGCCGCCTCCTGGCCCTGGCGCTGCGGCGCGACCGGCTCGTCGTCGCGCTCTCCGCGCTCGGCGTCGCGGGCATGCTCACGCTGACCGCCGTGAGCTACACGAGCATGTACGCGACGGCCGCCGACCGCCAGCGCGCGGCCGAGACCATCGCGACCAACGCCTCGCTGGTCGCGATCGCCGGCCCGGCGCGCGCGCTGGACACGATCGGCGGGCTGACGGTGTGGAAGACGGGCCTGTGGGCGGCCATGGCCGTCGGGCTCATCAGCGCCCTGCTCGCCGTGCGCCACACCCGCGGCGACGAGGAGCGCGGACAGACCGAGCTGGTCCTCGCCACGGCCACCGGGCGCGACGCGCCGCTGGCCGCCGCGCTGGCGCTGGTCGCCGTCCTCGACGCGCTGGTGGCGGTGCTGGCCGCCGCCGGGCTCGCCGCCACCGGCGTCGGGATCGCCGGCGCGCTCGCCGTGGGCGGCTGGCTGCTCGGGACTGGCCTGGTCTTCGGCGCGGTCGGCATCGTGGCGGCGCAGCTGGCGCCGAGTGCGCGCGGCGCCAGCGGGCTCGCGGCCGCGGCGCTCGGCGCCGCGTTCGCGCTGCGCGCCGTGGGCGACACGGGCGACGGGGCGCTGACCTGGCTGTCGCCGCTGGGCTGGGGCGAGGAGCTGCACGCGTTCGCGGACGAGCGCTGGTGGCCGCTCGCGCTCTTCCCGCTCGCGACCGGCGCGCTGGTCCTGGCGGCGCAGCGGCTGCTGCGCCGGCGCGACCTCGGCTCGGGGATCGTGCCGTCACGCCCGGGACCGCCGCGCGCGGCGCCCGCGCTCACCCGCCCGCTCGGCCTCGCGCTGCGGCTGCAGCGCGCCAGCCTCCTCGGCTGGGCGGCGGGCCTGTTCGTGTCCGGGCTCGGCCTCGGCGGCGCGGCGCGCAGCGCCGACGACCTCGCGACCGGCGGCGGCGGCGGCGGCGCGCAGGACATCGTGCTGCGCGGCGGCGGCGACGTGCGCGACGAGTTCTTCGCGGCCATGATCGTGATCCTCGCCCTGGTCGCCAGCGCCTACGCCGTGCAGGCGACGCTGCGCCCGCGCGGCGACGAGACGACCGGCCGCGCCGAGCTGCTGCTCGCGACCTCCATCGGCCGGCTGCGGTGGGCCGGCAGCCACCTCGCGCTCGCCATCGGCGGCAGCGCCGGCCTGCTGCTGGCCGCCGGCCTCGGGCTCGGCATCGCCGACGCGCTGTCCGGCCGTGGCGCCGACGCCGTGGCGGTCCAGGCGGGGGCCACGCTGGCCCAGGCGCCCGCCGTGTGGACGCTGGCCGGGGTGACGATGCTGCTGCTCGGCGCGGCGCCGCGCGCGACCGCGCTCGCGTGGGCCGCCATCGTGCTGTGCCTCGCGATCTGGGTCGTCGGCCCGGTCGTCGACGTCCCGAGCTGGGTGCTCGACGTCTCGCCCTTCCAGCACCTGCCCGCCGTGCCGGCGGCCCCCGCCGACCCGGTGGCGCTGCTCGCGCTGACGGCGATCGCGGCGGCGCTCGTGGCGGGCGGGCTCGCCGCGCTGCGCCGCCGCGACGTCGCCCAGGCGGGGTGA
- a CDS encoding ABC transporter ATP-binding protein, with protein MPSSSSPAIAVRGLVKRFGRFTALDGLDLEVAAGAVHGFLGPNGAGKSTTLRVLLGMLDADAGDVRLLGGDPWADAVALHRRLAYVPGDVTLWPNLTGGETIDVLAGLRGGLDERRRAELVERFELDTTKKGRAYSKGNRQKVALVAALASEVELYIFDEPTSGLDPLMEAAFQRCVRELRDDGRTVLLSSHILAEVEALCDRVSIIRGGRVVDGGTLDELRHLTRTSVTAETVRAPDGLAALPGVHDVQVDRDRVHFAVEATALDDALRHLSALGIRSLESRPPTLEELFLRHYGPEAAAA; from the coding sequence ATGCCTTCGTCGTCCTCCCCCGCCATCGCCGTGCGCGGCCTGGTCAAGCGCTTCGGCCGCTTCACGGCGCTGGACGGGCTCGACCTCGAGGTCGCCGCCGGCGCCGTGCACGGGTTCCTCGGCCCCAACGGCGCCGGCAAGTCCACCACCTTGCGCGTGCTGCTCGGCATGCTCGACGCCGACGCCGGCGACGTCCGCCTGCTCGGCGGCGACCCCTGGGCCGACGCCGTCGCGCTGCACCGCCGGCTCGCCTACGTCCCAGGCGACGTCACGCTGTGGCCCAACCTGACCGGCGGCGAGACGATCGACGTCCTCGCCGGCCTGCGCGGCGGCCTGGACGAGCGCCGCCGGGCCGAGCTGGTGGAGCGCTTCGAGCTCGACACCACCAAGAAGGGCCGCGCCTACTCGAAGGGCAACCGCCAGAAGGTCGCGCTCGTCGCCGCCCTGGCCTCCGAAGTCGAGTTGTACATCTTCGACGAGCCCACGTCGGGACTGGACCCGCTGATGGAGGCGGCGTTCCAGCGCTGCGTGCGCGAGCTGCGCGACGACGGCCGCACCGTCCTGCTCTCCAGCCACATCCTCGCCGAGGTCGAGGCGCTGTGCGACCGCGTCAGCATCATCCGCGGCGGCCGCGTCGTCGACGGCGGCACGCTCGACGAGCTGCGCCACCTGACCCGCACGAGCGTGACCGCCGAGACGGTCCGCGCGCCCGACGGCCTCGCCGCGCTGCCGGGCGTGCACGACGTCCAGGTCGATCGCGACCGCGTGCACTTCGCCGTGGAGGCGACGGCGCTGGACGACGCTCTGCGGCATCTGTCCGCGTTGGGGATCCGCAGCCTCGAGAGCCGGCCGCCGACGCTCGAGGAGCTGTTCCTGCGCCACTACGGGCCGGAGGCGGCCGCGGCATGA
- a CDS encoding GbsR/MarR family transcriptional regulator, protein MERDDAGQRQFIEAFGLLLADAGMPRMAARAFAAILSDDAPGLTAGELGERLGASAAAISGAVRYLTKVGMLRKLREPGARVDHYSLGDDVWYELLAEREARLTRWERTLADCAAGLPDGPGARRLRESEEFYAFLRGELTGLLERWRARSA, encoded by the coding sequence GTGGAGCGCGACGACGCGGGGCAGCGCCAGTTCATCGAGGCCTTCGGCCTCCTGCTCGCTGACGCCGGTATGCCGCGGATGGCCGCGCGCGCGTTCGCCGCGATCCTGTCCGACGACGCCCCGGGCCTGACCGCCGGTGAGCTCGGCGAGCGGCTCGGGGCCAGCGCCGCCGCGATCTCCGGCGCGGTCCGCTACCTCACCAAGGTGGGGATGTTGCGCAAGCTCCGGGAGCCGGGCGCGCGGGTCGACCACTACAGCTTGGGCGACGACGTCTGGTATGAGCTGCTCGCCGAGCGCGAGGCGCGGCTGACCCGCTGGGAGCGGACGCTCGCCGACTGCGCCGCCGGCCTGCCCGACGGGCCGGGCGCCCGCCGGTTGCGCGAGTCGGAGGAGTTCTACGCGTTCCTGCGCGGCGAGCTGACCGGCCTGCTCGAGCGCTGGCGCGCGCGCTCCGCCTAG
- a CDS encoding MarR family winged helix-turn-helix transcriptional regulator: MPDSVSSRPVLGLLLRLLHQHHAQDVDAALRAAGFGDIRPAHANVFPFVPDDGIQVSELARVANVTKQTMAQAVEQLERVGYVERRADPNDRRARRVFLTPRGHAVRPVGGAAGRAVEEHWAQLTSPEEVAALRDLLERVLAALDEQPG, encoded by the coding sequence ATGCCTGATTCCGTCTCCTCCCGCCCCGTCCTCGGGCTGCTCCTGCGCCTGCTGCACCAGCACCACGCCCAAGACGTCGACGCGGCGCTGCGCGCCGCCGGCTTCGGCGACATCCGCCCGGCCCACGCCAACGTCTTCCCGTTCGTCCCCGACGACGGCATCCAGGTGTCCGAGCTCGCGCGGGTCGCGAACGTGACCAAGCAGACGATGGCCCAGGCGGTCGAGCAGCTCGAGCGCGTCGGCTACGTCGAGCGTCGCGCCGACCCCAACGACCGCCGCGCCCGGCGGGTGTTCCTCACCCCCCGCGGCCACGCGGTCCGCCCCGTCGGCGGCGCCGCCGGCCGCGCGGTCGAGGAGCACTGGGCGCAGCTGACGAGCCCCGAGGAGGTCGCGGCGCTCCGCGACCTGCTCGAGCGCGTGCTCGCGGCGCTCGACGAGCAGCCGGGCTGA
- a CDS encoding haloalkane dehalogenase, which translates to MPTIEVLDSTMSYRDVGTGIPVVFLHGNPTSSHLWRGVLPAIGEAVRGLAPDLIGMGDSGKPPSDYRFADHARYLDAWLDALALDRVVLVGHDWGGALAFDWAARHPDRVLGVAFLETIVRPMSWEQFPESARERFQAFRTAGVGEELVLEGNVFIEQALPNGVVSGLGAADLEVYRRPYPTPASRLPLLQWSRSMPLDGEPADVVQRIEAYDGWLASSPDVPKLAIAFDPGPGLLMDHDALAWCAANIAGLELEHCGAAGHHAPEDQPDAIAAAIAGWLDRHDLRGAR; encoded by the coding sequence TTGCCGACCATCGAAGTCCTTGACTCCACCATGTCCTATCGCGACGTCGGCACCGGCATCCCGGTCGTCTTCCTCCATGGCAACCCGACGTCGTCGCATCTGTGGCGCGGGGTCCTGCCCGCGATCGGCGAGGCGGTGCGCGGGCTGGCGCCCGACCTCATCGGGATGGGCGACTCCGGCAAGCCGCCGTCGGACTACCGCTTCGCCGACCACGCGCGCTACCTCGACGCGTGGCTCGACGCGCTCGCGCTCGACCGCGTCGTGCTCGTGGGCCACGACTGGGGCGGCGCGCTGGCCTTCGACTGGGCCGCCCGGCACCCCGACCGCGTCCTCGGCGTGGCGTTCCTGGAGACGATCGTGCGGCCGATGTCCTGGGAGCAGTTCCCCGAGAGCGCGCGGGAGCGGTTCCAGGCGTTCCGCACCGCCGGGGTCGGGGAGGAGCTGGTCCTGGAGGGCAACGTCTTCATCGAGCAGGCGCTGCCGAACGGGGTCGTCTCGGGGCTCGGTGCCGCCGACCTGGAGGTCTACCGCCGGCCGTACCCCACGCCCGCGAGCCGCCTGCCGTTGTTGCAGTGGTCGCGGTCGATGCCGCTGGACGGCGAGCCGGCCGACGTCGTGCAGCGGATCGAGGCCTACGACGGATGGCTGGCCTCTAGCCCCGACGTGCCCAAGCTGGCGATTGCGTTCGACCCCGGGCCCGGGCTGCTGATGGACCACGACGCGCTGGCGTGGTGCGCGGCGAACATCGCCGGCCTGGAGCTCGAGCACTGCGGTGCCGCCGGCCATCACGCCCCCGAGGACCAGCCCGACGCGATCGCCGCGGCGATCGCCGGCTGGCTCGACCGCCACGACCTGCGGGGTGCACGATGA
- a CDS encoding NADPH-dependent F420 reductase: MNIAILGTGRVARTLAAALAQAHHEVVFGSRAPEAVDAAFPALDHAVAIGPADVVVSAVNGGAALDALTAIGPDVLAGKVLLDLGNAVTPAFALMYPNSSLGAQLQAALPRTEVVKTLNTVSAPVMVAPSSVADSTVFVSGDDEDAKATVKGLLGDLGWRTTAVLDLGDIATARGPEHYFLLFAAIWRATNEPLFNINIARRA; encoded by the coding sequence ATGAACATCGCGATCCTCGGCACCGGGCGGGTCGCCCGGACGCTGGCCGCGGCGCTCGCGCAGGCTCACCACGAGGTCGTCTTCGGCTCGCGCGCCCCGGAGGCGGTCGACGCCGCGTTCCCGGCCCTGGACCATGCGGTCGCGATCGGGCCGGCCGACGTCGTCGTCAGCGCCGTCAACGGCGGCGCGGCGCTGGACGCGCTGACCGCCATCGGGCCTGACGTGCTCGCCGGCAAGGTCCTGCTCGACCTCGGCAACGCGGTGACGCCGGCGTTCGCGCTGATGTACCCCAACAGCAGCCTCGGCGCGCAGCTGCAGGCGGCGCTGCCGCGCACCGAGGTCGTCAAGACCCTGAACACCGTGTCGGCGCCGGTGATGGTCGCTCCGTCGAGCGTCGCCGACAGCACCGTCTTCGTCTCCGGCGACGACGAGGACGCCAAGGCGACCGTCAAGGGCCTGCTCGGAGACCTGGGCTGGCGCACGACCGCGGTGCTCGACCTCGGCGACATCGCCACGGCGCGCGGGCCCGAGCACTACTTCCTGCTCTTCGCCGCGATCTGGCGGGCGACGAACGAGCCGCTGTTCAACATCAACATCGCACGGCGGGCGTAG
- a CDS encoding DUF2231 domain-containing protein, translated as MDPHALTGPIEQLAAVDGPSEAAGTAVRGAVGDGAFRSALRGDWMGHALHPLLTDTVIGTWTSGLLLDLTGGRGGDRLVAAGILAALPTALTGASDWAEVEARDPAARRVGAVHALANVGALGLQMGSLAARLRGARGRGIALSLVANGLLGASGYLGGHLSYVQGVGTGPRKP; from the coding sequence ATGGACCCTCATGCGCTGACCGGACCGATCGAACAGCTCGCGGCGGTGGACGGTCCGTCCGAGGCCGCCGGCACCGCCGTTCGCGGCGCCGTCGGCGACGGCGCCTTCCGCTCGGCGCTGCGCGGCGACTGGATGGGGCACGCCCTGCACCCGCTGTTGACCGACACGGTGATCGGCACCTGGACGAGCGGCCTGCTGCTGGACCTCACGGGCGGCCGGGGCGGCGATCGCCTGGTCGCCGCCGGGATCCTCGCCGCGCTGCCGACCGCGTTGACCGGGGCCAGCGACTGGGCCGAGGTCGAGGCGCGCGACCCCGCCGCGCGCCGGGTCGGCGCGGTCCACGCGCTGGCCAACGTGGGCGCCCTCGGGCTCCAGATGGGCTCGCTCGCGGCGCGCCTGCGCGGCGCGCGCGGCCGCGGGATCGCGCTGTCGCTGGTCGCCAACGGGCTGCTCGGCGCCAGCGGCTACCTCGGCGGCCACCTCAGCTACGTGCAGGGCGTCGGCACCGGACCGCGCAAGCCGTGA
- a CDS encoding 3-keto-5-aminohexanoate cleavage protein codes for MRPSRLLVGDVALHVERERIAVRQHAAEREEDAGHPEPGVGTAGVAAHGPSARGTPAPSARSAPRGVAHGRDLSRSRGERVCVVAHRASCGGDRSGRVRGRTTPVIQCAMNGSWTRDHHPEVPVSLEQVVADAVACHAAGAASVHFHPRRADDGRETLAAATHDAVVAAVRAAAPDLEISCSTQEDIDLGGAADRAAAIRAWTSPPDVVSLNLEQDDALTLGAALLERGVGIEAGIFTLKDAERLLGAPWAGDVRRVLVEVIYAHEPDDAVALARAIDARTAELGRPRLWHGDGRASWAVVDAGIAAGRDVRVGLEDAIVARDGGRAPGNAAQVRDTVARAAAAHAG; via the coding sequence ATGCGCCCGAGTCGCTTGCTCGTCGGCGATGTAGCGCTCCACGTCGAGCGCGAGCGGATAGCGGTCCGGCAGCACGCGGCGGAGCGAGAGGAAGACGCCGGCCATCCCGAGCCGGGGGTCGGAACGGCAGGTGTCGCGGCGCACGGCCCGTCGGCCCGCGGAACACCCGCGCCATCAGCGCGATCCGCACCGCGCGGCGTCGCGCATGGCCGCGACCTGAGCCGCAGCCGGGGTGAGCGCGTCTGCGTGGTCGCTCATCGCGCATCGTGTGGCGGCGATAGATCCGGACGCGTCAGGGGAAGGACGACACCCGTGATCCAATGCGCGATGAACGGGAGCTGGACGCGGGACCACCATCCCGAGGTGCCGGTGTCGCTCGAGCAGGTCGTCGCCGACGCCGTCGCGTGCCATGCGGCGGGCGCGGCGTCCGTGCACTTCCACCCGCGGCGGGCCGACGACGGTCGCGAGACGCTGGCGGCGGCGACGCACGACGCCGTCGTCGCCGCGGTCCGCGCGGCGGCACCGGACCTCGAGATCTCCTGCTCGACCCAGGAGGACATCGACCTCGGCGGCGCCGCGGATCGCGCCGCGGCGATCCGCGCGTGGACCAGCCCGCCCGACGTCGTCTCCCTCAACCTCGAGCAGGACGACGCGCTGACGCTGGGCGCGGCGCTGCTCGAGCGCGGCGTCGGCATCGAGGCCGGGATCTTCACGCTGAAGGACGCCGAGCGCCTGCTCGGCGCGCCGTGGGCGGGCGACGTCCGGCGCGTGCTCGTCGAGGTGATCTACGCGCACGAGCCCGACGACGCCGTCGCGCTGGCCCGCGCGATCGACGCCCGGACGGCGGAGCTCGGCCGCCCGCGGCTGTGGCACGGCGACGGCCGGGCGTCCTGGGCGGTGGTCGACGCCGGGATCGCGGCCGGACGCGACGTGCGCGTCGGCCTCGAGGACGCGATCGTCGCCCGCGACGGAGGCCGCGCGCCCGGCAACGCCGCGCAGGTACGCGACACCGTGGCGCGTGCCGCCGCCGCGCACGCGGGCTGA